agaaTAAAAGTGGTTGTTAGTCGATCACTatgaatttttgtgtgtacTTTTACACGCAACGACCACATCTTTGAATCAGATTCCTGTGTATCTATTCTGCAGAAGAAAAAGAGCAAAATGAGTTTGTCGGCTGCTGACAGGAAGCTTGTCCAGGACTCGTGGGCTAAAGTGTCCCAGCCGTCTTTTGCTGACTGCGGCGAGAAAGTTTTTCTCAAGTAAGTACTCTTGTCTTCGTTTAACGACCAATACAGAGCGGCAAGCAAGTCAGGTTTTCATCGATCAACAAATATTATCCTAGAAGAGTGTTCTGTTCATTATGTACTTTTGTGGCGTTGTTGATGTTTTGTGtctaatttgatttttttgtttaatgtGCAGTGTTTTTTGTACAAAACTGGGCTCATTACAGACATTGACTTGTAGCGCGCACATGTTGAATCTATTCTATATCAACTAgcccttttttctgttttgtacaAATAAACATTCATATTTAGTATCTTTAAAGGCTATCTCTAATAGATTCTCGTTAAGTTTAGCCGTAGTCGACCGTCAATACATACGAACCCTTTTCTTAAAGAAATACTCAATGTTAGAAACTGTAGTCAACACCCTAATAAAATGCTGGCACGCAAACAAAGCGAAGCTATTACATATAAGATCCAGACAAGAGGGACCTTTTCAGTATCCCTTAGTGATGGATTTAAGCACATTTTCATGCAAAAGACTTTTTTCAAGGGAATGCTCTGGTTAAATACTGAAGTCCACAGCACATGAAAGTTAAGATGGCACGCAAAACAAAGCTATTATCATAAGATCCAGACAAGTTGTACCCTTGGCTTTCTACGAGTGGTGGATTTAAGAAGTTTTCGGCGCCCATGTTATACTTTGCAAACGCCCGGATGTGGTTCTAAAGTACGACTGAAAGCAAAATAAAGCTTCACGGATAAAGAATTGGTGGGCGTAGTTGTTGGCACGGATGAAAAGGTCGTCGAGAGAAGCGTCTTTAAAAGATTGAATCCTTTCCAAGGATAAAGTCTGCGCCTTTGGTGATTTCTTACATGTACCACAAGGGGCTAGTAAACCGACGTAAGCCCCTAACTCACTTTACTGTGGCATGTTGGTGACAAATCATTTCACCACAGTCGCGAATTTGTCACAAACTTCCCTTGCGGTCACAATGACGCTTGAGGCACAGACCAGCAGGTAATTGGATCATGGAACTCGCAGTGTTGTCATTAAATTAAAATTCAATGTGAACTGATTAGAGCACATTCAAAAGAGACCAGCAGTTATACAATATGCAGTAATGCAACTTATGAAACGCAACATTATTGCATTTAGGTAACACATTAGAATACGCATATATAACCTTAAAATACCTTTACAGATATAGAAATTCAGAGTTCACTCTATTATGtgctttgtaccatgtataggGTATATGTTGATAAGTATATTAGAAAAAACTAGACCCCGAAACTGACATATTACTTAAACATGATAAATGTTCCCTATTAGCGTCTATTTTGAGACCTATCCGCGACTAATGGCGCAAAGTTGGAATCAATATAGGAGTCTAGTTCACGTATTTGTTTGACTTGAAAAAGCCATTTGAAGCGGCACATTGGCAGCGATAGGGCGGCTAGCTGGCTCTTGTGCGCGGCATGTTGGCGGTAGCCTCTCGCAAGCTGCCGCCGACGTGTCGCAGTCGGGGGGGGGATTAGTCGCCGATAGGTCCCTAAATAAAGCCGTCAATTCTGATACATTTCAATCATtctaaattgtatttttgaaCCATTGACAACACAGTGATTTCCAATCACCTGCTCATCTTTGCGTCAAAttacgcaaatgcgccgcacgtcgaTGAGACCGCAGAGGAAAATTATTTGGTCGCCGAGCAGTCACTGAACGGTCACTGAGCGTTCACAGCGCCGGCCACTAGTAGAAAGGGCGCTAAAGGTCGCAAACCCCGCAGGACACATTTGTGTGTCCTTGAGGTTCGCACAATCAGCCGACAATAAGGCTGGTACGCCGCGGAGAGATTGACACGGGAAGTACCCCTCGGTTACGATAACCGCGTATTTTGAGCTTTAACGACTTGGTAAATTATTTGCCAGTAGAGCCGGCCTTGGTTTAGCACAGCAGTTGTCTAACCTTCTGTATTCGTGACTAGAATTTTTGACGAAACTGTATTCTGATCAAAGGGATAGTTTGGGTTAAAGCGTATGTTGGTTTCATCATAATTATTAACATTGCATTGATATTATCATCAAAACCATCATTATCGTTATCATAGTCATAATCACTGCAATTCGTTAGCAATAGCAGTACTTTAGTCTATATTTAGTTAAAGTTATAATAACATAAATTTATTTCCACGCATAACTATTTCGTTTCTTTGGACTTTGATCTACCCTGTTTTATCATTTGATATTCAGGTATGAATCCGCCAAAAATGCTTAGAAATTAAACTTTAATAGTTAAAGAAAGTCATCTTTGCTTACGATAATGTATTTTCAACCTATCCATTCAAACTAATTGCTGAAAATGTTAATCAGCCAATTGCATTGAATTCGTAGCGTTGGAGGTTATTTCAAGTCTTGCAGAGGAtgcctttttgtttcaaatcaaTTTATCTCATGAAAATATCTGAAACCCAAGAAACTAGATTACTTTAAGAAGACTAGGAAATCAATATTAATTTGTCTTCACCTTCCACAACAACTAACACATCAACATATGAGGTATTGCAGTTTAAGAAAAGGAAACATTGTTCTAAATATTTAAGAACTCAGAGAAGTGCACAATATCATTTGTCTGATTTCATATTTTGCTCACGAGTCTCTTTTGTCAGGCTTCTGAGGAACGAGTCCACCAAGGCGCACTTCAAGAAGTTTAAAGACATTCCGTACGACCAACTCGCAGGGCAGGCCGTTGTTCGCGACCATGGAGAGAAGGTAAGCCGACATTTACAAAACCTCAAATTAAGATAACCACATTTACATCGCGGTTAACACATATCAAACATGCTATCTGCCATTAAAACGTCAAGTCCAtgtcaaaagatttaaaaaaagaaagtcctgctgcagttccaaggtCACATACGAGGGGGGGCAAAATCAGCCCTGACCTTTGTCTTTTCAACAGCTACTTACATAACAAAAATtattgtaatccatcgagaggttcttgacTTGCAACGACTATAGTAcgttcggaaacacaaacaaacaaacacattcacacacacacacacacacacacacacacacacacacacacacacacacacacacacacacacacacacaggcggAACGCACAGATacacggacacacacagacactcagaaaacaatatctcaatttttcatcgagataacaagtgcttttgcaaaGGTAGAATTCGGCGGGTCAGGGTCCAATGataagttttattcagttagACGTCGGATATAATTATGTACCAAATGTACAATATTGCTTATACATGCTTTTATAGCAGGGATTGGCCATCAAACCATCTAACAAGCTACAAGATATAGATCAAGTATCAGTAGCATTTGAAGTAAGCCCCGAAtgctaaaaaaacacacaatgaaCGTCTATAAGTTAAGATTTATGGGAAATCAAGCAAACAAAAGCTTAGCGCTACCCAACGTCACCCGTTTTGTTCAAAAGGCCATTTTTCTTCAaacgcgcggacagagccaaaagTTTAATACATACCATTGGGAAGACATATCGGCTCTTCTATAAAGATACAGGGTCTGTGCTTTTTCTCTGTCTATTTAAAGTCGTGCTAGCATgcatttatactgaggtctacGCTGAAGAATTGTTCTTTGGCGACCTCTAGCCGCTTGCCGTCTTTCTTCTCCAAGTGCCCCTCACTTCAAAGACATAAACACGTCAGACTTTCCCATTAAGTAGTCAAAGTAGTCAATCGTGTACGGTAAATAAAATCGGACAATTTATTAGCGTCAATGCAAAAGGGAACGAATTGAATAGTGTCGGAATACAGATAAATTACGCTATGTGTGGTACCCACAGGGCACTTTCTGCTACGTGTTTGAGATTTTTATGTGGTTAGAGACGTCTGTGCCATATCCACGATATAGATCCTACGACAGAAAAACCGAATCTAACCGCTCCTGATCCTGTATGTACCACCAAACTTAGAGCCAGGTCAAATTCGTTGTACAATCGCCGTACGATCGAAAACTGATGATGAAGGCAGTGTTATAATATCCGTGCATAAATCGTACAGACTTCAGTTATCCTTGTACGAAAAAAGGCTGTCTTTTAATGTCGATTATTGTCAGTGCTTGGCTCTCGCACAACCAATGTCATAATCGTGCGGCATCAACTTTAAGTTGGGGCGaggtcacatttgtcgtaggccgtcgtacgattttgatgtcgaaAGATTCTTTAGCAGTCTGTGAAAGAACTATCCGCCGACAAAGATCTAAGATAACACTTTCGGCAACAAGACAACTGGATTCCGTACGACATGTGCACGATTATCTAAAGTATGCCCTCTGTTTGCGATAGTACGATCGTACGATGACCGTACGATGAATGTGACCAGGTCCTTATCGTCCAATTTGCTTTTTTTCAACAGGTGTGTCAGGTGCTGGATGAGTTCATCAAGGGACTGGATGGAAGCGGAGACGAGGCTGTGAAGAAGGTCGGACGCATGCACAAGGGCCTGGGGATGTCCAACGATCAGATTGACGTAAGTCCAGACGTCTAGTCTGTGCCAGGATCAGAAAGGATTAGCAGCTAATCCCCCATAATCCATCCATTGTTCATGTGTCTGTCAGTTCTGTGGATCTATGTTACCGGAATGTTAAACACGTGGTTTTGGGGCTCGCTGTTTCTGGCCTACATAAACTGATGCGATAACCAAGTGGGTAAAGTGCTCGATTTGCATTCTAACCCAGCCAGGTCATACCAACGACTTaagccctcctctcactggacccgcggcacgctggcggcgtcgctgcgtcctaaactagatttgtgccacccttgacttcatattgggaatatcattcaaaacgtacaagtataaccaaaaagacaacaaaacacacaaagctttaaaatattgttgttgttttttgtcgatggaatttgttgagtgctttaatttgtcaattcgatcggccgcagcgacgccgccagcgtgccgcgggtctcgtgagcggggaggggggctttatatATTAGCAATCAGTATCTAATAGAAAGAGTATGGCAAAACACAAAGAGCTACCTGTGGCCCATGTTCTACCAGGAAAGTATGTGGTAAGAATTTTTATTTAACGTTAAGGTCTATAGCCCCTCAAATAAGAAATACAGACGAAAAGAATCAAAATGTACATGGAGGTTTGTCTTAATTTCAGAGCAATGTTTCACTCTATGCGTTGCTACGGTTCGGAAGATGCAATCTATTTTAGTGCCAACAACAGTTTCCGGAGTAACGTTTCAAACTTAATCCTTGTCCGAGAAACGTGAAAAATATGACGTTTTATATAATCTACCAAGTTAAATAATATTTCGATTACGTGACCACCGTTTCAAGAATATCATTGATATGCAGTACCTATCCACATTACTTAAAGCAATTACTTTGAGAAGAAGATAAGTATTGCTGTCCTCTGAAGCATTATTTGAAGCTGTCATTTCCCGTAATAACACGTGTATGACAAGATCTTCAAATAAGTAATTATGGTGTCTGCATTTATGCTTCGTGCTCAGAATACTTATAAAAATTGGTCTGAAATTTCAGAAAATATCCGATGTGAAATGAGTAGGATGTGACGTTTCATCGTGAATTCAGATTGTACGTATTTTTACATATTTTGGGGCAATATCGTTTTATCCTCCTCTTTTATTATAATGTTTTTCGATGTTTCTAAATAACAAGACTTGCTTCAAGACAAAAATGGCCATGTTGTCTGTATGCTTGATTCGATGAGACTCACATTTGCTGATTTTGTTTATTCTTATTCAGCAAATGAGGGGTGCCATAATTGACGTGCTGGAAGACGCTGGCTGCGGCGGTGCCAAGGGAGCCTGGGTCAAACTGTGGGACCGCTTCATGGCCGTCCACCGCGCAGCCTACTGAGGGCGCCCCCTTGCGTGGCCTTCGAGAAACGCAACGACTCTACGACGTGCCTTATTATGTGCAGCTCATCTCACAACAATAGCTCACAACGTCTAGATATCAGAGAGGCTAAGAGCACGTTTTGTAGCTATGGTTTACTCCATGCACTGTGACCTACTAGGCATTCACTAATTCTCAAGCAGACGTTGGAATAAATCTTTTCGACTGGCCGAGCTTTTCAAAAGTCACTACCCAAAACAACTGTTAAAAAATACAGCCGTTTGAAGAACGAGATGACAAAAGTGCCTTAATTCTATGCACTCATGTTTCCACGTGACACTTTTCTGAAAGTAGCTACCTGCCAGTTTTTCTGGTATGATTTACTTTACTTGTTTAGACATTAGTAGAATATTGAAAATGTGGCATCGATGTGTTCACATTCACTGAATAAATGTGCTGTGCCTCTGCCTAATTCGTTGTCTTATTTCAAATTGTATCGTTGAAAGTGTATCGTTGCATATACTACATTGAGAGACCGTCGGAAATTGGGGGTAAATCTAAAAGAAAATTGGCTTTAAATCCCCCCACTAAACGTTTGGGTATCTACAGAATACCTGCTTTTGAATAGTCTACATGATATAGTCAAAGGCACGGAAAAAATGACCAATACGTAAGCTTTATTACCATTCACTTTACAGAAAACATGGCACGGATACTAAGACCTAGCTTAAAACACGTATGGACAGAGGCAATGTCTAATAACATCTACAATGATCATTAGTATAGGTCACAAGAAAAATTTTCATCCAATGCTATTGTATTAATAGTTAGTATTCACTAAATGTTTAATAAATATGATGATTTCTAATGAACGCACGACATTACACTAAACGTTGATCAAATACATTTTTAAATGCCATTTCTAGATTTCACTAAGTTAAAATGCCCCTAAACACAGACACGGTCACATACATAATACAAATACATTGAAGCAATAAATAAACGAGTACTGCCATTGCAGCAATTAACTTCGTCGTAAATTATTTCAATGTTAACTCAGGTTAACGTTATCGGAGTGTTCTCAATTTTTGAAAGTCCAAATCTTGTAAAGGCTCTAAAGCAAATGTCTTTTATAAGTCCCATTCAGTGATTGAACATGCCTCctcaaatatgaaaaaaaatgccctAAATTGGCAAAAGAAGTTCAATAAACACAGGAGTCTTCAAATTCGTATCCTGAAATAAATGTGTTTAAAACAGAAATGGCACATTGATATGCATGCCTTATGCTAGCAATATAAGTCATAAGCAATGCAAGCTGATAATACGAAGTCTTTCTGACATATGTCGCCCGCCAGTCTACTAAACAGTATTGTACAGGAACCCACCATCAATATGACGGCTAATATCATAGTCGCAAGCTGTCAGCCCTAGTCCAAAAGGGAGTTGATCTTTTATATTTACAATATACAATAGTCCTATCTAAAAGTCGAGGACAATA
The nucleotide sequence above comes from Branchiostoma lanceolatum isolate klBraLanc5 chromosome 14, klBraLanc5.hap2, whole genome shotgun sequence. Encoded proteins:
- the LOC136448892 gene encoding globin CTT-IIIA-like; the protein is MSLSAADRKLVQDSWAKVSQPSFADCGEKVFLKLLRNESTKAHFKKFKDIPYDQLAGQAVVRDHGEKVCQVLDEFIKGLDGSGDEAVKKVGRMHKGLGMSNDQIDQMRGAIIDVLEDAGCGGAKGAWVKLWDRFMAVHRAAY